CAGTTCGAGCTTGGCGCGCAACGAATCCGGAAGCGTCTTTCGCCGAGCCATGTCAGCCCCGTCCTAATCTTTAGGTCGACCATTCCTAGGAAATCGCCCGCGTCCCGCGACTCCCTATTCGCGCAGGACATTCGTCCGATAGCCTTTTATAGCAGTTAGACGAAAAAAATCAATTGCGGAGACCCGACGTTGCAAAAGTTCAACATTCCTCACGACGGACGGGGGCTGAGGCCGTCGGCGAGGCGTCGGGCCGCCGGCGGGCTCATTCGTCGTCGTCGAGCTTGAGGTCCATGAGGAACTGGGCCACGGCGTCGTCCTCCTTGCCGGCGGGGGCGGCCTCGGCGGCGACGTCCACCGTCTCCTCGGCGGGCTTGGGCTTCTTGTCGGCCGACTTCTTGGAGGCCTTCGCGGGCGCGGGGGCCGGCTCGGGCTCGTCGTCGAGGGGGATGGCGTCGTCGAGCCCGGCGACGTCGACGTCGAAGCCGTCGTCGTCGGCGGCGTCGACGCTCACCTCGAAGTCGTCGGCCTCGTCCACCTCGACGGCGTCGACGACCGCATCCAGCTCGGCGGTGTCGCCGCTCGGGCCGTCGGCGGCGGCCGCGCCCGCCTTGAGGGGGTCGACCCGCAGCGCGACGCCGCCGATGCCGATGACGTCGCCCGCCTTGAGCGGCTGCTGGCCCAGCACGCGCTTGCCGTTCACGTAGGTGCCGTTGGAGCTGCCCAGGTCGCGGACCATCAGGCGGCCGTCGGCCTCGAAGACCTCGCAATGGCGCCGGCTCACCTGCGAGGAGCGGATCCGGATCACGCAATCGTCGTGACGGCCCACGCTGTTGACGCCGTCGATCAGCCTGAGGGCGGTGACGTCGCTCCGCCCCTTGACGACCTTGAGTGTGTAATTCATCGCGAATCGATCTCGGCTGCTGGACGGACCGCAAGGGGGGGGTCGCGAGGGCGGTCGGGGAGGACCGCCGGGGCGCTCGCGCCCATCTTAAAAGTACATCCTCGACGGCCGGCAAGCAAATGGAAAGCCTTCGGCCGGCCGCGGCGGCCGCGTGCGTCGCCTTTTTCGGGTTTCGGGGGAGACGGCTTGCAATCGCCGTCGACGTCTCTATACTGAGTCTACCGCTCGACGAGGGGGCCCACGCGGCCCTTCCCCACCTCGCCGACGGCGCGGCCCTCCGGCCTCGATTCGCGGGAGTAGCTCAGGGGTAGAGCACCACGTTGCCAACGTGGTTGTCGTGGGTTCAAATCCCATCTCCCGCTCTCTGAATAGCCATCTGGGTTGGCCGTTTTCGCTCGAGCGCGTCGGGTGCGTGTTGGCGAGTCAAAGCCGCCCAGCCCGATTTGACCCGAGGAAACGCCTCTCATGACACCTGGCGAAGACAACGAGCTGACCACGTCGACCAGCGTCGAAGAGCCCGAGGGCGAAGCGACTTCGGTCGAACCGGAGAAGCGGAAACTCGATCTCGACGTCCAGGTCAAAGACGCCGGCGCCTGCAAGAAGCACATCACCATCACGATCCCTCGGGCGGAGATCGACCGCCAGTTCGAGGAATCGCTCGGGGCCCTGCAGAAAGAAGCGCAGGTCCCCGGCTTCCGCCCCGGGCGGGCCCCCAAGACGCTCGTCGTCAAGCGGTTCAAGAAGCAGGTGGCCGACCAGGTCAAGTCGACGCTCCTCATGGAGTCGCTCGAGCAGATCGACCGCGACTACCAGCTCAACCCGATCACCCAGCCCAAGCTGGACGTGGCCGCCATCGAGCTCCCCGAGGAGGGCCCCCTGGCCTTCGACATGGAGGTCGAGGTGCGGCCCGAATTCGCCGTCCCGAGCTACCAGGGCCTGAAGGTCAAGCGGCCCGTCCGGACCGTGACCGACAAGGACGTCGACGTCCAGTACGAGCGGTTCCTGGAGCGCTACGCCCGGATCGTCCCCAAGCTCGAGGGCGGGGCCGAGATCGGCGACTACCTGACCGCCGACCTGACCTTCCTCCGCGAGGACGGCGCGGTCATCAACGAGGTCAAGGAAGTCCAGTTCCGGCTCCAGCCCGAGCTGCGGTTCCAGGACGGCCGGATCCCCGCGATGGGCAAGGCCCTGGCCGGAATCAAGCCCGAGGAGACCCGCGAGGCCGACGCCGAGCTGGGCACCTCGGTCGCCGACCCCTCGCTGCGGGGCAAGGCGGTCAAGGTCAAGGCGACCGTCCACGACCTGAAGCAGGTGCAGCTGCCGGAAGTCCACCACGAGTTCCTCCAGGGGATCGGCTTCGACAGCGTCGAAGAGCTGCGCGGGGCCGTCCGCGACGCCCTGGTCCGCCGCATCGAGGCCCAGCAGCGCCAGGCGGTCCGCCGCCAGGTGCTCGACGCCCTGATCGAGGCCACCCCGTTCGAGCTGCCCCCCGACCTCGTCTCCCGCCAGGAGAAGGGGACCGCCTCCCGCCTGGTCATGGAGCTGCGCGAGGAAGGCTTCTCGCCCGAGGACATCCGCGCCCGCCAGGCCGAGATCCGCGCCAACGCCCACGAGATGACGCTCCGCTCCCTCAAGGAGTTCTTCATCCTCGCCAAGGTCGCCGAGGCCGAGGACATCAAGGTCGAGGACGAGGACCTGGAGCTGGAGATCGAGGCCATGGCCGAACGCTCCGGCGAGAGCGTCCGCCGCGTCCGCGCCCGGGTCGACAAGGAAGGCCTGGCCGACGCCATGGCCACCCAGATCCTCGAACGCCGCTCGCTCGACCACATCCTCAAGTCGATCGAGTACGAGGACGTCGCGGCGGACGAGCCCGACGTCGCCGTCGAGACCCTCGACGAGGCCGCCACCCCCGAAGCCGAAGCCCCCGAGGGCGACGAGGCGGCCGCCGCGGAGTAATCCGGCGTCCCCCCCTTGAATTTCGGTCGCGCCGGCCTCCAATATTCCCACGGGTCGGCGCGACCGACTCCATTCGACTCGCCCACGACCTCGTAGCAAGCAAGCAGCCGACTGCGAAAGGGATCGCCCCATGCCCTTCGACCACCCGCTCGCGGAGCCGAAGCTTCAGCGCTATCGCGACTACGCCCGCCAGAGGCAGATGACCCTCGGCGACCTCCTGCTGGAGAACCGGATCGTCTTCCTGGAAGGCGTGATCGACGACGGCGTGGCCAACAACGCCGTCATGAAGTTCCTGTACCTCCAGTACGAGAACCGGACCCAGGGGATCAGCTTCTACATCAACAGCCCCGGCGGCAGCGTCAGCAGCACGCTGGCGATCTACGACACGATGCAGTTCATCGAGTGCCAGATCGCCACCTACTGCATCGGCCTGGCCGCCTCGGGCGCCGCCGTCCTGCTGGCCGGCGGCAGCAAGGGGCGGCGGTTCTCGCTGCCCCACTCGAAGATCATGATCCACCAGCCCTACGGCCAGGTCGGCGGCCAGGTCTCGGACATCGAGATCCAGGCCGAGGAGATCATCAAGAGCCGCCACGTCATCAACGAGATCCTCGCCCGCCACACCGGCCAGCCCATCGAGCGGATCGCCAAGGACACCGAGCGCGACCGCTACCTGACCGCGACCCAGGCCAAGGAGTACGGCCTGGTCGACGAGGTCGTGGGCCGGATCGGCGGCCTCAAGGGCGCCGACGGGGGCGTCGCGCCCCCGACCCCGACCCCCGGCGGCTATTGATCCCCCCGAATCCACCGCTGCGGAACGGAAGGCCGGCTCGCATCCCGACTGATAGAGAGGCTCATCACCGATGCCACTGGTTCCCATCGTCATCGAACGTAGCGGTCGCGAAGAGCGAGCGATGGATATCTATTCCCGCTTGCTCCAGGACCGAATCATCATCCTGGGGACCGCCATCGACGACAACGTCGCCAACCTGGTGGTCGCCCAGATGCTCGTCCTGGCCCATCAAGACGCCAAGGCCGACATCCACCTGTATATCAACAGCCCCGGCGGCAGCGTGACCGCCGGCATGGCGATCTACGACACGATGCAGTGGGTCCCCTGCGACGTCGCCACCTACTGCATGGGCCAGTGCGCCAGCATGGGCTCGCTCCTGATGACCGCCGGCGCCAAGGGCAAGCGCTACGCCCTGCCCAACAGCCGGATCATGATCCACCAGCCGCTCGCCGGCATGGAAGGCACCGCCACCGAGATCCTGATCCATGCGGAGGAGTTCATCCGCATGAAAAAGGCCCTCAACGACATCTACCGCAAGCACACCGGCCAGAGCCTCGAACGCCTCCAGGAAGACACCGACCGCGACCGCTTCATGTCCCCCGAGGAGGCCAAGGACTACGGCCTCATCGACCATGTCGTCGACCGCGCCCCCGTCTTTCCGGCCCCGACCGGCAACCCCGAGAAGATCTGAGCCCCGCCCCCCGCGCCGGGCCTTTCCCGATCGCCGAAATCCTCGTCGCCGCGTCCGTCCCGGGCGCGGCGTTTTTCATGCGCCCCGGTCGCGGCCCCTCTCTCGCCCTTCCTCCCGAAATCGCCTTTGGATACGGCTCGCGGCCCCTTTATACTACATCTGTAAGAACAGAGGAGGGGTCGGGCGAAGGAGGGGCGCACCATGATCGATCCCGCACGTTGGCTGCCTGATCTTGAGCCCGGCGGGCGGCCGGCGCTCCTCATCGCGATGCTCCTCTCGGCATTTCTCCTGGGCGCCGTCTTCGTCGCCGCGCGTCGCCCGAACTCCAGGCTCGGCCCCTTGCCCCTGTCGGCCAGCCCGCATCTCCGGGACGTCGTCGAGCCGATCGTGCTCGTCGAGTCGATCTCGATCGACGACGGCGGCAGCCGAGGAGCCTCCTTTCGCGACGCGCGGGGCAAGGACTGCGACTTCTGCCTCGTCGATTACGGGCTCCAGGATTGGGGCAAGGCCGTGCGTCCTGATGCGATCGCCTTCGACGCCTGGGGGGACGGCGACCCGGTCCCCGTCCGAGGGCCCGACGAGCGCGCGTTGCTCGGCTTGCTCGAACGGTGGGCGGCTACCGCCCCTCTCGCCATCCCGGTCAAAAGCCTCTCCGATCGACACGAGCGCGGCGAGATCAGCACTCAGGCATTTCGAAACGCGTTGACCGAGGACCAGGTGAAGTACGCGCGCGTGATGGCGATCCTACGGGTCCTCCGCAACCGGAACTGAGGGCTGCCCAATGAAGGCTTCACGCGGTCGAGGCTTCATCGTGGGCTCGGTCGCTCTCCTGGCCGCCTGCGTCCTCGCAACTGTATGCTTCATGAGGTCTGGCCGCAGGCCGCTGCACCCTTCCGCCCGCCCCCTGCCCCTCTCCGCCAGCCCCTTCCTCCGCGATGTGGTCGAGCCGATCGCGATCGTCCAAGCCCTGCCGTTCAGCGACGGCGGCAGCGTCGGCGTGCAGTACCGCGACGCCCGGGGCGTCGAACGGAGCTTCTGCCTGGTCTCCTTCGCCCTCGACTTCGACGATCCCCCGCGGCCGTCCGAAGTCGCATTCGGCTCGGTGTTCCCCTCGCGCGTCACGACGCCGGTCGGGTCGGACGACGAACGCGCCCTGCTCGGGCTACTGGAGAGGTGGGCGGCGGCCGATCCCGAGGGGCGAGAACTGGACCGCCAATCGCATCGGATTTCGCGCCGCGAGATCTCCTACGGCGACCTGTCCGCCGACGCCGGCTTCAAGCTCGTCGTCAGGTCGATCCTGCGGAAACTCCGAGCCCGAAACGAAAAATGAGGCTGCCCGGATGCGGCCCTGTCAACCGGCTTGGTTCGTCCGGTTTCCTTGCGTTTCCCCCGCGTTTTCGGCCCTCGGCTTCGGCCTGCGAAGGGCCAAACAACGCGAAAATCCCACCAATTCCGAAAGCTACGGCGATCCGGATTCGGCGACGAGCTGGGCGAGGATGGCGTCGTTCGCCTCGGGGAAGCGGTAGCCGGCCAGGCCTTTCGCGGGGACCCAGATGCAGGCGTGTTCGGGGGCGGGCTCGGCGACGGGGTCGGCGGGCGTGCAGTCGAAGAAGTGGAGTCGGACGCGGCCGTGGGGGTAGGCGTGCTCGACGACGCTCCGCAGGCGGGTCGCGACGACGGCCAGGCCGGTCTCTTCGAGGCATTCGCGGACGGTGGCCTGCTCCGGGGTCTCGCCCGGCTCGACCTTGCCGCCGGGGAACTCCCAGTAGCCGGCGTAGACCGTCCCCGGGGGGCGGCGGCGGATCAGGAAGCGATCGCCCCGGCGGATGACGCCGATCCCCCCCAGGATGAGGGCGTCCCCGCCGTCGGCGGCCATGTCAGACCTTGCCCTTGGCGAGGGCGCGGCCGGGCGAGCCCATGACGTTGTAGCCGCAGTCGACGTGGAGGATCTCGCCGGTGATGCCGCTGGACAGGTCGGAGAGCATGAACATGCCCGCCGCGCCGACTTCCTCTCGGGTGATGTTCCGCTGCATCGGGGCGACGGCGTCGTAGAGGCCCGACAGGTCGTCGAAGTCGCCCACGGCCGAGGCGGCGAGGGTCTTCACCGGGCCGGCGGAGACGGCGTTGACCCGGATGTTCTTGGGGCCGAGGTCGTAGGCCAGGTACTTCACCGAGGCGTCGAGCGCGGCCTTGCAGACGCCCATCATGTTGTAGCCGGGGACCACCTTCTCGCCGCCGTAGTAGGTCAGCGTCAGGATCGATCCGCCGTCGGGCATGACCTTCGAGGCGTAGCGGGAGACGGCGGCCAGGCTGTAGGCGCTGATCTCCATGGCCGTCTTGAAGCCCTCGCGGCTGGCGTCGACGAACGCGCACTTGATGTCGTCGAGCGGGGCGAAGGCGATCGAGTGCAGGACGAAGTCGAGCTTGCCGTAGGTCTCGCCGGCCTGCTCGAAGACGCGGGCGATGTCCTCGTCCTTCTGGACGTCGCACGAGGCGATCAGCTTGGCGCCGATCGGCTCGGCGAGCTTCCGCACCCGCCGCTCCATCTTGTCGCCGGGCAGGTGCGTGAAGCCGACCTCCGCGCCCTCGTCGAGGAGCTTGCGCGTGACGGCCCAGGCGATGCTGAAATCGTTGGCGACTCCCAGCACCACGCCCTTCTTCCCGGTGAACAATCCCATCGTTTCTCCCTTTCGGACGCCTCTCGGCTTTTCCACGAATTGCAGGCCGCCCCGATTCATCGACCGGGGCGCAGTCCTGTACAATACCCGCACGAGGATGGACGCTCAACGTCCAGTTTACCCGCGCGACGCCGCGACGAGACGAGGGGCGAGTTGGAAACGGAACCGTCCGAACCCGTCGTGCCGAC
The DNA window shown above is from Paludisphaera mucosa and carries:
- a CDS encoding enoyl-ACP reductase FabI produces the protein MGLFTGKKGVVLGVANDFSIAWAVTRKLLDEGAEVGFTHLPGDKMERRVRKLAEPIGAKLIASCDVQKDEDIARVFEQAGETYGKLDFVLHSIAFAPLDDIKCAFVDASREGFKTAMEISAYSLAAVSRYASKVMPDGGSILTLTYYGGEKVVPGYNMMGVCKAALDASVKYLAYDLGPKNIRVNAVSAGPVKTLAASAVGDFDDLSGLYDAVAPMQRNITREEVGAAGMFMLSDLSSGITGEILHVDCGYNVMGSPGRALAKGKV
- a CDS encoding FHA domain-containing protein, which gives rise to MNYTLKVVKGRSDVTALRLIDGVNSVGRHDDCVIRIRSSQVSRRHCEVFEADGRLMVRDLGSSNGTYVNGKRVLGQQPLKAGDVIGIGGVALRVDPLKAGAAAADGPSGDTAELDAVVDAVEVDEADDFEVSVDAADDDGFDVDVAGLDDAIPLDDEPEPAPAPAKASKKSADKKPKPAEETVDVAAEAAPAGKEDDAVAQFLMDLKLDDDE
- the tig gene encoding trigger factor, which codes for MTPGEDNELTTSTSVEEPEGEATSVEPEKRKLDLDVQVKDAGACKKHITITIPRAEIDRQFEESLGALQKEAQVPGFRPGRAPKTLVVKRFKKQVADQVKSTLLMESLEQIDRDYQLNPITQPKLDVAAIELPEEGPLAFDMEVEVRPEFAVPSYQGLKVKRPVRTVTDKDVDVQYERFLERYARIVPKLEGGAEIGDYLTADLTFLREDGAVINEVKEVQFRLQPELRFQDGRIPAMGKALAGIKPEETREADAELGTSVADPSLRGKAVKVKATVHDLKQVQLPEVHHEFLQGIGFDSVEELRGAVRDALVRRIEAQQRQAVRRQVLDALIEATPFELPPDLVSRQEKGTASRLVMELREEGFSPEDIRARQAEIRANAHEMTLRSLKEFFILAKVAEAEDIKVEDEDLELEIEAMAERSGESVRRVRARVDKEGLADAMATQILERRSLDHILKSIEYEDVAADEPDVAVETLDEAATPEAEAPEGDEAAAAE
- a CDS encoding ATP-dependent Clp protease proteolytic subunit, whose product is MPLVPIVIERSGREERAMDIYSRLLQDRIIILGTAIDDNVANLVVAQMLVLAHQDAKADIHLYINSPGGSVTAGMAIYDTMQWVPCDVATYCMGQCASMGSLLMTAGAKGKRYALPNSRIMIHQPLAGMEGTATEILIHAEEFIRMKKALNDIYRKHTGQSLERLQEDTDRDRFMSPEEAKDYGLIDHVVDRAPVFPAPTGNPEKI
- a CDS encoding (deoxy)nucleoside triphosphate pyrophosphohydrolase, whose translation is MAADGGDALILGGIGVIRRGDRFLIRRRPPGTVYAGYWEFPGGKVEPGETPEQATVRECLEETGLAVVATRLRSVVEHAYPHGRVRLHFFDCTPADPVAEPAPEHACIWVPAKGLAGYRFPEANDAILAQLVAESGSP
- a CDS encoding ClpP family protease, whose amino-acid sequence is MPFDHPLAEPKLQRYRDYARQRQMTLGDLLLENRIVFLEGVIDDGVANNAVMKFLYLQYENRTQGISFYINSPGGSVSSTLAIYDTMQFIECQIATYCIGLAASGAAVLLAGGSKGRRFSLPHSKIMIHQPYGQVGGQVSDIEIQAEEIIKSRHVINEILARHTGQPIERIAKDTERDRYLTATQAKEYGLVDEVVGRIGGLKGADGGVAPPTPTPGGY